From the genome of Pseudomonas sp. WJP1:
TTTTCATCACTATTTTTGTTGTTTTCATGAAGTCGCTCTCAAGTGTTGGAACGGTGGTGTTTCACTCGGTGGGTGCCTGTTCGAAGCACGGCAGCGCGCGATCGATGACCACCCACGGCCGTGCCGAGGCGCACCACAGGTGCATATCCGGTATGGGGTTGGCCGGCTGCACCAGGGTGCCGGCCTTGACCGCCAACAGGCCGGGCATCGCGCTGATTTCGGAGTACAGCGCCGAGCCGCATCGGGTGCAGAAGTAGCGCTTGACCGGCAACCCGCTGCCACCGGCCTTGGAGTAGCAGCCAAGGCTTGAACCTTCGACCCGAAAGCCTTGGGCGTGCA
Proteins encoded in this window:
- a CDS encoding GFA family protein, which gives rise to MNMIKGSCLCGGIHYSSHLGALSTAVCHCSDCQKQTGSAFSVNLLVHAQGFRVEGSSLGCYSKAGGSGLPVKRYFCTRCGSALYSEISAMPGLLAVKAGTLVQPANPIPDMHLWCASARPWVVIDRALPCFEQAPTE